The genomic DNA CGACGCGGCTGCCGGGGCGCACTCCCGCGGCGGATAGATGCGCGGCGCAGGCCAGGACACACTGGCGCAGTCCGGCGTAAGTGAGTGAGCTTTCGAGTTGCCGGAGCGCGGTGCGTTCCGCCCAGGCGGGCGGATGAGCCAACACGAGGGACGCCAGATTGGAAGGCGGGAGTGACTCCGCGGCGGTCACTCGTTAACGCCCTTGCTCTTCAGGTAGGCAGTGAGGGCGTCGATGGAATCGAGGTTGTCGGGGGACAACTCTTCATCCTCAACGGTGATGTGGAAGTGTTTGTCGATCGCCTTGACCAGTTCCAACATGCCCAGGGAGTCGATGACTCCGGCATCAAGCAGGGATTCGGAATCCCCGACTGGTAGCTCTTTTCCCCTGCACAACGTGTCCTGGACCAATTTAACGATGCTGTTTCGAAGGCTCATGTGTGGTGGCGCCGGTTGGCCACGGGAGGCGTATCCGGCCGATGATAACCGACCTATTTTAGCACCGGGTGGCGCCGGAACCGCGGCCGCCCGGTTTCCCCTGGGCGGGTATGTGCTTCATACTGATGGGACGCGTGCGGGCGCGCCGGGTTGGCCGCCCCGCAACAGAACGACTGATTAGAAGGGGCCCTGATGTTTGATCGTATTGCGGGACCAGCCGGAGGAAAGCTGAGCCCCATCCTTCCGTCGCGGATCCCTTCCCTGGACGGGTTGAGGGCGATTTCCATCGCCCTGGTGCTGCTGGGGCATCTGGCGGGCACACAGAACTTTCCAGCCTGGATTCATCCGCCCGCTTCGCTGGCGAACATGGGTGTGCGGGTTTTCTTTGTGATCTCCGGTTTCCTGATCACTTCGCTGCTGCTGAAGGAATGGGACAAAACCGGGCGCATCTCCTTGAAACAGTTCTACCTGCGGCGCATATTCCGGATCTTCCCGGCGTTCTACGTGTATATCGGAGTGGTATTGGTGCTGGTCTGGGCGGGCTGGGTTGCCGTTCTGGATGGCGATTTGCTGCACGCCTTCACCTACTCGATGAACTATCACCATCCACACGGGTGGCCGCTGGCGCATCTGTGGTCGCTGGCGGTGGAGGAGCAGTTCTACCTGGTGTGGCCGGCCGTATTCCTGCTGGCCGGACCGGGCCGCGCCATGAAGGTGGCGGCCAGCGTGATCCTGCTGGCGCCGCTGATCCGCATAGGCACGTGGCAGCTCTTCGAGAGTGTGCGGCCCACCTACGGGCAGCAGTTCGAGGCCGTGGCGGACGCCCTGGCGAGCGGGTGCCTGCTGGCGGGCATCTATAACGCGCTGGGCGCCTGGGAGAAGTATCAGCAGGTTCTGCGCTCGGCATGGTTCTGGGCCGCGCCGGTGGTGCTGGGGGTGCTGCAGTTTATCGACAAGCCGCGGGTGCAGATGTTCGCGGGGCAGACCTTAATGAACCTCTGCATTCTGCTGATCATTGAGCGCATGGTGCGCTACCCGGAAACGCCCGCCGGCAAGGTGCTGAACCTGGCGCCGCTGCGCTTCATGGGCGTGCTGAGCTACTCGCTTTACCTGTGGCAGCAACTGGTGTTGAATCGCCATTCGACGTCCTGGACGGCCGCGTTCCCCGTGAACCTGGGGTTTGCCGTGGTGCTGGCCATCTCGTCCTACTACATCGTGGAGCGGCCGTTCCTACGGCTGAAGGAGAAGCTGGGCGCGGCGGCAAAAGCTAAGGCGCAATCGCCGCCTCGGTTGCCTGTTGCGGATGTGACCGAGACGTAAAGCGGTCTTTCAGGCGCAGGATGCGGCTCTCAAAGAGCCACCAGGACAGGGAAGCCGCGACGATGGCGGTGACGATTTTG from Paludibaculum fermentans includes the following:
- a CDS encoding acyltransferase family protein, whose protein sequence is MFDRIAGPAGGKLSPILPSRIPSLDGLRAISIALVLLGHLAGTQNFPAWIHPPASLANMGVRVFFVISGFLITSLLLKEWDKTGRISLKQFYLRRIFRIFPAFYVYIGVVLVLVWAGWVAVLDGDLLHAFTYSMNYHHPHGWPLAHLWSLAVEEQFYLVWPAVFLLAGPGRAMKVAASVILLAPLIRIGTWQLFESVRPTYGQQFEAVADALASGCLLAGIYNALGAWEKYQQVLRSAWFWAAPVVLGVLQFIDKPRVQMFAGQTLMNLCILLIIERMVRYPETPAGKVLNLAPLRFMGVLSYSLYLWQQLVLNRHSTSWTAAFPVNLGFAVVLAISSYYIVERPFLRLKEKLGAAAKAKAQSPPRLPVADVTET
- a CDS encoding acyl carrier protein; amino-acid sequence: MSLRNSIVKLVQDTLCRGKELPVGDSESLLDAGVIDSLGMLELVKAIDKHFHITVEDEELSPDNLDSIDALTAYLKSKGVNE